The sequence below is a genomic window from Salicibibacter cibarius.
ACAAACGCTGGAAACGAATATTCAAGCGGAAACGGACTGGCCGGTTTTTTTATATGAATATATCGGAAGCGGATCGAACAATAGCTGGGGCGGGAATCCGAATTTCTATCTCGCGCACAATGGACAAGATTATTACTTGCTTCACGTCCAACAGGATAATCGTACCGTGGAGCAAGTCACGCCGCTCCCGGATCGACGTACGTTTGCGGTTGTTTATGATAACTATGGTATAGAATAAAAACAGAATCCTTTAAATTTATGGATGCATCCTGTATTATAAGAGAGATTGAATTCTGTGGACGGATCGAAAGGAGGGGGCTGTGGTGAACAAAGAGAGCGCTGTTGTCGTGTTCAGCGGCGGACAAGACAGTACGACTTGTTTATTTTGGGCGTTGGAACGCTTTGAGAAAGTATACGCGGTGACATTTGCTTATGGACAGCGGCATGATGATGAAATCGAAGTCGCCAAAGAGATCGCTGCTGATGTCGGGGTTGAGCATGAGGTGCTTGACATGGACTTGCTGAACCAACTGGCACCTAACGCACTCACCCGCGGGGACATTGAAGTGAACGAGGGTGAAGACGGAGAGGTGCCGAACACATTTGTCCCGGGACGTAATTTGTTGTTTTTTTCTTTTGCGGCAATCTTTGGGGAGCAGCGCGGTGCCAAGCATATTGTAACCGGTGTGTGCGAGACGGATTACAGCGGCTATCCGGACTGTCGGGACGGATTTGTGAAGTCTTTGAATGTGACGCTGAATTTGGCGATAGACGAGACTTTTGTATTGCATACCCCTCTGATGTGGCTGGATAAAGCAGAAACGTGGAAGTTGGCTGATGATCTGGGGCGGTTAAACTATATTCGTGAATACACGCTTACGTGTTATCATGGCATTCGCGGCAACGGTTGCGGTGAGTGCCCAGCGTGCAAATTACGTAGACGAGGGCTTGAAACGTATTTGAACAGCAAGGACAGGGATGTGTAATGCTACAACAGTTTTACCCGCAAGTCTTTCATGATTTTCGGTACGAATTGAATAAAGACATGCAAATCGCTGCCGCCCATTTTATTGATCACGATGATGCAGGGCTTTGCAGGGAGACGCATGGCCATACGTATTTTATTAATCTAACGATCGCGGGGGACACGCTTAACGATTCGGGATTTCTCGTGAATTTTAAAGCTTTGAAAGAGGAGATTCACGGGATTTATGATCATTCGCTTTTAAATGACCATCCCGAGTTTGTAGAAGGGCTGCCAACGACAGAAGTGGTTGCCCGCGTGTTTTGGGAGAAGGTTGATGCACGCTTGGCAAAACAAGGTAACCGACCGTATTGCCTGCAAGTGCTTGTACGTGAAACGCCTACAAGTTACGCGCTGTATCGTCCGAAGCGAGATGAGCATCAATGAGTGGAAAAATCCCTGTTTTAGAAATATTTGGCCCTACGATTCAAGGGGAAGGAATGGTGGCTGGCCAGAAAACGATGTTCGTTCGCACCGGCGGCTGTGATTACCGGTGTGCATGGTGTGATTCTGCCTTTACGTGGGATGGAAGTCAGAAAGCAACACCGATGACCGCGGATGAAATCATGGCACAACTTGAGCAGGTTGGCGGAGACCGTTTTTCGCATGTGACGATTTCCGGCGGAAATCCGGCGCTTCATGCCGGCATTGCTGAGTTAGTTGAACGTTTTCGGGAAAAGGGTATCGAGTCAGCCGTGGAGACGCAAGGTTCATTTTGGCAGGATTGGTTGTTGGAAGTCGATGATGTGACGATTTCCCCGAAACCGCCAAGTTCGGCCATGAAAACGGATTGGGCACGGCTGGACACATTCATGACGCGATTATCCGATCGCCAGGCCGGGAATCATAATTTGAAAATCGTAATTTTTGATGAAGAAGATTTAGCTTATGCCAAGCATGTACACGGACGTTATCCGGACGTGCCTTTTTATTTGCAAGTCGGGAATGATGATTTGGACAATCAAAACCCCGCCCGACTCAGGGATCATCTCTTGGAAAAGTATGAATGGCTCGTCGACCGGGTGATGGAGGATCCCGCATTCAATCGTGTGCGTGTGTTGCCGCAAATTCACGCGTTGCTGTGGGGAAACAAACAAGGCGTTTAAAGGAGCTTTACGATGACCGAAGAAAACCGTCCCGAGTTGACGCATCTCGGAAATGAAGGAACGAAATATAACTTCGAATACGACCCCGGACTGCTTGAAACGTTTGATAATCAACATCCTTACCGGGATTATTTTGTTAAATTCAACACCCCGGAATTTACAACGCTGTGCCCGATCACGGGTCAACCGGATTTCGCCACGCTTTATATTAGCTATATCCCCGATGAGAAAATGGTGGAAAGCAAAGCTTTGAAAATGTATCTGTTCAGTTTTCGCAACCACGGGGATTTTCACGAGGACGCGATGAATATTATCGTTAATGATCTAGTTGAGGCGATGGCGCCGAGATATATTGAGGTATGGGGGAAATTTACACCGCGAGGCGGGATCTCGATTGATCCTTACGTCAATTACGGCAAACCCGGAAGCAAATATGAAAAAATGGCAGAGCAACGCTTGCTCTATCATGATATGTACCCGGAGAAAATTACAAATCGGTAGTGAGAAACAGGCCTGGAGGGATCCGGCCTTTTTTTTCGCAGGTGAAACGTCGTTTCATTAACTATGGCTATGCTTTTTTATCCTCTTGCCCCCTCCGTTACGTCATCTGCTAATCTGAATGTAACACAGTAGGAAAGGATGGTTTTCATGGAAAATCAAGATGCTACTTTCACGATTGGGGAGTTTGGACGGCGAGCGGGTGTGACTGTAAGAACCCTGCGATTTTATGAAGAATTCGGCTTGCTTATACCGACACAACAAAACACCTCCGGACACCGAATGTACGGGTTGGCAGAATTGGCGAAACTGCAACAGATTCAGTCTCTGAAATTCATCGGATACTCTTTGCAGGAAATTAAGCGCTTACTTGAAGTCAACGAGGATGCTTTTTCTCAACTGAAAAATTCATTGCCTTTGCAGCATCAACTTCTGACAGAAAAAAGAGATGAATTAGATCGAGCTATAGAAGCTGGTTGAGCATGTTCAATTACTGATCGAAGAAGGGAAGCCAATCACTTGGACGATTGTAGGTTCTCTCCTTTATCAGATGGCGTATGAGGAAGACCAACAAGCGTGGTTGAAAGAGAACTTTTCAGATGAGGTCATAGATCGTTTTATTATTCTTTGACAAAAGAAGAGCGACAGCAGATGAATTTGGAAATGTTAGATTTGTTAGCGACGATAAAAGAACTGGTGCAAAAAGATGCTTCTCCGAGTTCACCGGAAGCCTTTGACGTTGTTAAAAAGATGACTGAATTGGCAACAAAAAACATCAAAGATGAAGACTTGGAAATGTTCGCAGAGCAATTGGAAAAAGCACAAGCAATA
It includes:
- the queC gene encoding 7-cyano-7-deazaguanine synthase QueC, with product MNKESAVVVFSGGQDSTTCLFWALERFEKVYAVTFAYGQRHDDEIEVAKEIAADVGVEHEVLDMDLLNQLAPNALTRGDIEVNEGEDGEVPNTFVPGRNLLFFSFAAIFGEQRGAKHIVTGVCETDYSGYPDCRDGFVKSLNVTLNLAIDETFVLHTPLMWLDKAETWKLADDLGRLNYIREYTLTCYHGIRGNGCGECPACKLRRRGLETYLNSKDRDV
- a CDS encoding 6-pyruvoyl trahydropterin synthase family protein encodes the protein MLQQFYPQVFHDFRYELNKDMQIAAAHFIDHDDAGLCRETHGHTYFINLTIAGDTLNDSGFLVNFKALKEEIHGIYDHSLLNDHPEFVEGLPTTEVVARVFWEKVDARLAKQGNRPYCLQVLVRETPTSYALYRPKRDEHQ
- the queE gene encoding 7-carboxy-7-deazaguanine synthase QueE, yielding MSGKIPVLEIFGPTIQGEGMVAGQKTMFVRTGGCDYRCAWCDSAFTWDGSQKATPMTADEIMAQLEQVGGDRFSHVTISGGNPALHAGIAELVERFREKGIESAVETQGSFWQDWLLEVDDVTISPKPPSSAMKTDWARLDTFMTRLSDRQAGNHNLKIVIFDEEDLAYAKHVHGRYPDVPFYLQVGNDDLDNQNPARLRDHLLEKYEWLVDRVMEDPAFNRVRVLPQIHALLWGNKQGV
- the queF gene encoding preQ(1) synthase, which gives rise to MTEENRPELTHLGNEGTKYNFEYDPGLLETFDNQHPYRDYFVKFNTPEFTTLCPITGQPDFATLYISYIPDEKMVESKALKMYLFSFRNHGDFHEDAMNIIVNDLVEAMAPRYIEVWGKFTPRGGISIDPYVNYGKPGSKYEKMAEQRLLYHDMYPEKITNR
- a CDS encoding MerR family transcriptional regulator, which encodes MENQDATFTIGEFGRRAGVTVRTLRFYEEFGLLIPTQQNTSGHRMYGLAELAKLQQIQSLKFIGYSLQEIKRLLEVNEDAFSQLKNSLPLQHQLLTEKRDELDRAIEAG